From one Magnolia sinica isolate HGM2019 chromosome 18, MsV1, whole genome shotgun sequence genomic stretch:
- the LOC131233002 gene encoding RPM1 interacting protein 13-like isoform X1 has protein sequence MAGDAVTVIEISSSDDDDYEYTRLIPALRPPAKKITPVKTEKKENKVGDLDCFILDFDPFEAINLSKKLVLEDSDDADEADEVSVVSERGPVACRDYPHSRHLCANFPFNKTPHKSYCKQCYCYVCDEIAPCKDWEGVEQEHCQASDRDPKWKLLRVTQRMNLTGQTETHYYSD, from the exons ATGGCCGGAGATGCGGTTACTGTCATCGAGATCTCATCCTCAGACGACGACGACTACGAGTACACTCGTCTAATACCCGCGCTCCGTCCGCCGGCAAAGAAAATCACCCCCGTCAAAACGGAgaaaaaggagaacaaggtgggAGATCTAGACTGCTTTATCTTGGATTTCGATCCGTTTGAGGCCATTAATCTTTCAAAGAAGCTCGTGCTCGAGGACTCCGATGATGCCGACGAGGCCGACGAGGTCTCGGTCGTCTCTGAAAGGGGCCCG GTGGCATGTAGAGATTATCCTCATTCAAGGCATCTTTGTGCAAATTTCCCCTTTAACAAGACCCCTCATAAGAGCTACTGCAAACAG TGCTACTGTTATGTATGTGATGAAATAGCTCCTTGCAAGGATTGGGAGGGAGTTGAACAGGAACACTGTCAGGCATCCGATCGCGATCCCAAGTGGAAGCTACTCAGAGTTACTCAAAGGATGAATCTGACGGGCCAAACTGAAACCCATTACTACTCAGATTAA
- the LOC131233002 gene encoding uncharacterized protein LOC131233002 isoform X2 produces MAGDAVTVIEISSSDDDDYEYTRLIPALRPPAKKITPVKTEKKENKVGDLDCFILDFDPFEAINLSKKLVLEDSDDADEADEVSVVSERGPCYCYVCDEIAPCKDWEGVEQEHCQASDRDPKWKLLRVTQRMNLTGQTETHYYSD; encoded by the exons ATGGCCGGAGATGCGGTTACTGTCATCGAGATCTCATCCTCAGACGACGACGACTACGAGTACACTCGTCTAATACCCGCGCTCCGTCCGCCGGCAAAGAAAATCACCCCCGTCAAAACGGAgaaaaaggagaacaaggtgggAGATCTAGACTGCTTTATCTTGGATTTCGATCCGTTTGAGGCCATTAATCTTTCAAAGAAGCTCGTGCTCGAGGACTCCGATGATGCCGACGAGGCCGACGAGGTCTCGGTCGTCTCTGAAAGGGGCCCG TGCTACTGTTATGTATGTGATGAAATAGCTCCTTGCAAGGATTGGGAGGGAGTTGAACAGGAACACTGTCAGGCATCCGATCGCGATCCCAAGTGGAAGCTACTCAGAGTTACTCAAAGGATGAATCTGACGGGCCAAACTGAAACCCATTACTACTCAGATTAA